GCAGGGCGTTTAGGTAGGCTACGGGCAGCCACAGCGTACGTTCCACTTTTCCTTCGCTGTTCATGACCAGGATCTCGTTGCGATTTTCCCGGCGCTGCCAGGTCATGACGTACATTTTGCCCTGCGCGGCGAAAACGGCCATGATGGCCGGGTATTGGTCGTGGAAACGGATGGGCTTGAGCAGGTCGAATTGCTCTCGGGTGCTTTTATCGGTTTTCAGGTAATTCAGGATGGTTTCCCGGTCGGCCCGGGTCATGTCGCGGCGAGGGATATCCAGCCGGATTGTTTCCGCCGCATCGCCCTCCAGATCAAAAGTATGGATCAGCGGTTCCGGGGAATGGGCCACCCACAGCCGGTCACCCAACACCGAGTAAGTAAAGGATGAGGACAGGATGTCGATGCCCTGTCCCGGTGCCTGGAATTCGTCTTTCTGCTTGACCAGGTTTTTCAGTTTTTTCAACTCCCGGTCGTACAGGTCAATGGTGCGCAGACGGGTCTGGTCCTCGAATGCCAGTCCCCAGCACGCCAGGTTTTCGCCGAATGGCTGGGCCATGATGATAAACCCGGCCTGGGTGCGTTGTTCCCGCAGGAACTTGCCGGACTTGGAGAAAAACGACACTTTTCCGAAGCTGTTTACCATCAACTCATCCCCTTCCACGTTCAGGATCAGGGGCAGGCCCGGGAGTACGCGAAATTCCTGCGGGCCTTCACCGGCTTTGCCGAATACCGCCACCTGTTCAAGGGTATCGCGGTTAAAGATGCGGACCTTGGGTCCCTCGGTGATGTAAACCTGCTTGTCGTCCAGATTGATGCTGTCCGGGCTCAACAATTCCGGAATTACCCGGCTCTCCGTATCCGTGCCGGGCAGGGCCCGACCCGCGGTCAACAGGAAAAAGAGCAACAAAACACTCAACGTCTTTACCAGGATTTTCATATATTTCCCCCTAGCGGAATTCCCATATAGTTCAATACGTGAAACCGGGCGGTGAGGTTTCACAGGTTTGGCGGATTCGACCAAAGAGGGTTCAAACGCTGGCCGCAGGCGGTACCGGATATGAGGGCATCATCCAGAACGATCCGGGGATTGCCTCCGGGGAAAACTTCGCCGGGCGTTATTGCGTATTGCATTGTGTGAGACCACTCATGGTCTTGCGCCATATCTTGGGAGAGTGACATGAAAAAAGTACTTTTATTGCTGCTGATGGTAACATGCATCGGCATTTCCCTCCACGCCGAGGAAGGCATGTGGCTGCTCGATCAGTTGCATCAGCTCGAACTGGAAAAGAAAGGCTTTGAAATCAGCGCCGGTGACATCTATACACCGGATAAGCCCAGCCTGGTCAACTGCCTGGTGCTGGGATTCGGCGGTACATCGGAGATCGTTTCCGCCAACGGCCTGGTGCTGACCAATCACCACGTGGCGTTCGGCGCCGTGCAGCGGGCTTCCACCAAGGGAGTGGACCTGATCACCAACGGTTTCCTGGCCAATGATCTTTCCGAAGAGATCGAAGCGCCCGGATACTCGGCGGAAGTATTCCAGTACATGAAAGACGTGACGGACCGGTTCCTGCGTTACGACCGCATCCGGGACCTGGTCAAACGGGACAAGCAGATCCGGCGACGCATGAAGCAGATAAAGGAAGCCGTCGAGAAAGGCAAGCCCGATATCACGGCCCGTGTCGCCTCCATGTACAACGGCAAAAAGTACTACCTCTTTGTGCATAAGCGCTATGACGATGTGCGCGTGGTGTATGTGCCCCCCAAGGCCATCGGCAACTACGGGGGTGACATAGACAACTGGATGTGGCCGCGACATACGGGAGATTTTTCCTTTATGCGCATCTACATGGCGCCCGACGGCTCCGGCCGCAAGTTCCACAAGGACAATGTGCCGCTGAAGACGGACAACTGGATCCGCCTTTCGAGGTCCCACCTGAAGGATGGGGACCAGACCTTTATCCTCGGTTATCCGGGATCCACCACCCGCTACCGCACCTCTTATTCGGTGGACGAGAACCTGAATCACAATTATCCCGACCGTATCAAGTTGTTCCAGGAAGTCATCAGCCTGCTGGAATCTTTTGAGAAAGACTCCATGATCGCCAAAATGAAAGTGGCGGGCATGATCAAGGGATTAAACAACGTGATGAAAAATTATCAGGGCAAAATCGAGGACATGAACCGCATCGATTTCCTGGCACAAAAAAGACAACAGGAAAAAGAGTTGAAGGCGTTTGTTGACGCCAATGAAAAGATGAAAGCCCGTTACGGCAATCTTCTGGAGAGGATCGGTGCCTTGTATGCCCAAAAGGCGGAAACACGGAGTTATGACGACGTGTTCATGCTCTCGCGCATGCTGGGGGGCACCATGATGGGGCTGGGAATCCAGATCTACAACCTGGCCGAAGAGCGGGCCAAACCCGAAAAAGAACGTGACCCCGCCTTTTCGGAAAAAGAGATCGCCCGCGCCGTCTCGCGCCTGCATTTCATGTTGATGGCCTACTACGAACCCTCGGACAAGGCCATGCTGACCCTGGCCCTGGAGAAAGCGGACGCCCTTCCCGAGGGGCGGCGGATAGCGGCATTGGAATCGATTCTCAATCAAGGCAAAGAAGCATTTGTTGAAAAGGCCTATAAAGACACAAAACTCAAGGACGTGGAGTTTGTCAAAACCCTGTTTGCCAAGGGCATGACCACTGCGAAGTTGAAAGCCCTCGACGATCCCTTTATCAACCTGGCGGCCGGACTGTATCCGGAATCAGAGGTGATGCGCAAAAAGAACGAGAAGTTTGACGCCGAGATCTCGGAACGGCGCAAGCAGTACATCGAGGCCCTCACCGCCTGGAAAGGGGGAATGCTGTACCCTGATGCCAACCGCACGCTGCGTTTCACTTACGGCAAGGTGGCCGGCTACAAGGCCAGGGACGCCGTGTATTACAAACCCTTCACCACCCTTACCGGGGTGATCGAGAAGCATACCGGAGAGGAGCCGTTTGACGCCCCCGAGGCGTTGCGCAAAGTCCATGCCGCCGGAGACTTCGGCCGCTGGATGGATCCCGACCTGGGTGACGTTCCCGTGGCCTTCGTGCATCGTTGCGATATCACCGGCGGAAACAGCGGCAGTCCCGTGCTCAACGCCCGTGGTGAAATGATCGGTATCGCGTTCGACGGCAACTGGGAAGCCATGAACGGCGATTGGCAGTATGACAACGAGAAGCAGCGCACCATTTCCGTTGACATCCGCTACGTGCTGTTCGTCACCGAAAAGATCGGCAAGGCGACCCACATCCTGAAGGAACTGGGTTTCTGAGTCGCATCAGATAGACACGTAGACACGCGACCTGGAGGCGGGGGAGCGGGTGACCGCGTCCCCGCCGCATCATATGTGCCGGCAAAGGGTTTTTCAGAATGAAGCCAAGCGGTTCATCGGGGTGCAATGTCTGCGAATGAGGCCCGCCAAAAAAAGCAAATCCCGACTCAACGCATGACCGATCCCACGGGAGTGTCCGCGGGGATTTCGGGGATATAGGGGCGGCCGTCCTTGTCGGTTGCGGCCAGGATCATGCCCCTGGACTCGATGCCGCGGATGGTGGCGGGTTGCAGGTTGGCCACGATGATGATCTTGCGCTCCACCAGTTCTTCGGGAGTGTAATACTGAGCGATTCCCGCCACCAGGGTGCGGGTATCGTCGCCTGTATCCACGCTGAGGCGGAGCAGCTTGTCGGTTTTTTCCACTTTTTCGGCCGTGACCACGCGGGCCACCACCATGCGCACTTTCTTGAATTCGTCAAAGCTGATCATGCCTTCCGGGGTTTGGGGTTTTTCATTCATCTGAGCCTCCTTGGGTGATTGGGGAGGTTGGGTTTCCCGCAGTTCTTCGGCAAAAAACTCCTTGGGATCCACCCGGGGGAAAAGCGGTTCCACATCCTGGACGCTAAAACTTTCGCCCGGGTCTTTCCAACCAAAATTTTCATCCGCGTGGTTGAAAAACTTTCTCACTCGAGCCGCACTATGGGGGATCACCGGTGCCAGCAGCGCGTTGGTCGACAGGATCGCCCGTACCAGGGTCTTGAGTACAGCCTCCAGCTTTGGGTAACAGGATCTGTCGCCGGCCATTTTCCAGGGCTCCGATTCCACGATATAGCGGTTCAAGCGGTTGACGTACTCCATGATCCGTTCCAGGCCGCGGTTGAATGCATAGGCATCAAAATGGGACCGGACTTCATTCTCCAGTTCCAGGTAGTCTTCACGCAGCTCTTCTTCCGCTGATGAGTAATCGGCTTGTCCGGGGAAACGGTTGCTGAAGTAGCGGCTGATCATGCCGCCGGTCCTGGAAATCAGGTTGGCCCAGTCATTGGTCAACTCGGTGTTGATCCGGGTAATGAATCCCTGGTGAGAGAAATTGGCGTCTGCGCCGATGGGTGCCTCGCGCATCAGGAAGTAGCGAATGGCGTCCGCGGGAAAGTGTTTGAGCAGGATATGGGGGTCCAGGACATTGTCCCGGGATTTTGACATCTTTTTTTCATCTTTCAACCACCAGCCGTGGATAAGTTCTCTGCGCGGCAGTTCGATGTCCGCGGCCATGAGGAAGGCGGGCCAGTAGACGGCATGAAAACGCAGGATATCTTTTGCCATCACGTGCAGATCCGCGGGCCAGAACCGCGCGAATTCAGCGGTGGATTCCGGGTAGCCCAGGGCGGTGATGTAGTTGGACAGGGCGTCGAACCACACGTAAATGGTCTGTTCCGCATCATCCGGCACCGGCACCCCCCACTTTACCGTGGAACGGGTGATGGAAAGATCCTTCAGGCCCATCTTGACGAATGAAACCACTTCGTTCATGCGGGATACGGGGCGAATGAAATCCGGATTTTCTCTGTAGAAATTCAACAGGCGCTCGCTGTAAGCGGAGAGGCGAAAGAAGTAGCAGCGTTCGGTAAGCAATTCGGTCTCTTTGCCGCAGTCCGGGCAGATCTTGTTGCCGGAAGGAGAGTCGGTCGCGGTTTCGGCGACATATCCTTCGCAGGAAACGCAGTATTGTCCGCGGTAATTGCCCGGGTAGATGTCGCCTTTTTCAAGCACCTTGCGGAACAGGTGTTGAACCCCTGCAACGTGATCCGCGTCGGTTGTGCGGATGAAGCGGTCGTAACGGATATCCAGTACCCGCCACAGATCCTTGAACCGCTCCACCACCCTGTCGGCCAGGACTTTGGGTGTGATGCCCTGGGCTTCGGCGCTTTTCTCGATTTTCTGGCCGTGTTCGTCGGTTCCGGTAAGGAAAAAGGTTTGATAACCTTCGGCCTGGCGGAAACGCGTTATTGCGTCCGCCATGATGGTGGTATAAGCGTGTCCGATGTGGGGAATGTCGTTGACGTAGTAAATGGGTGTCGTTACGTAGAAGGTACTCATGGGATCGGCCTCCAGCTTAAAAATGATTATAGCATAACCTCGGCCTGTATTGAAAAAGAGTGCCCGGGTTCAGTTTGCCGGGATCTTGAGAGGGCGGGTATCGCTGGAAAGAGGCTTCTGCGGAGCTGGCGCGCTTTCTTTATCCC
Above is a window of Candidatus Aminicenantes bacterium DNA encoding:
- a CDS encoding S46 family peptidase yields the protein MKKVLLLLLMVTCIGISLHAEEGMWLLDQLHQLELEKKGFEISAGDIYTPDKPSLVNCLVLGFGGTSEIVSANGLVLTNHHVAFGAVQRASTKGVDLITNGFLANDLSEEIEAPGYSAEVFQYMKDVTDRFLRYDRIRDLVKRDKQIRRRMKQIKEAVEKGKPDITARVASMYNGKKYYLFVHKRYDDVRVVYVPPKAIGNYGGDIDNWMWPRHTGDFSFMRIYMAPDGSGRKFHKDNVPLKTDNWIRLSRSHLKDGDQTFILGYPGSTTRYRTSYSVDENLNHNYPDRIKLFQEVISLLESFEKDSMIAKMKVAGMIKGLNNVMKNYQGKIEDMNRIDFLAQKRQQEKELKAFVDANEKMKARYGNLLERIGALYAQKAETRSYDDVFMLSRMLGGTMMGLGIQIYNLAEERAKPEKERDPAFSEKEIARAVSRLHFMLMAYYEPSDKAMLTLALEKADALPEGRRIAALESILNQGKEAFVEKAYKDTKLKDVEFVKTLFAKGMTTAKLKALDDPFINLAAGLYPESEVMRKKNEKFDAEISERRKQYIEALTAWKGGMLYPDANRTLRFTYGKVAGYKARDAVYYKPFTTLTGVIEKHTGEEPFDAPEALRKVHAAGDFGRWMDPDLGDVPVAFVHRCDITGGNSGSPVLNARGEMIGIAFDGNWEAMNGDWQYDNEKQRTISVDIRYVLFVTEKIGKATHILKELGF
- the metG gene encoding methionine--tRNA ligase, coding for MSTFYVTTPIYYVNDIPHIGHAYTTIMADAITRFRQAEGYQTFFLTGTDEHGQKIEKSAEAQGITPKVLADRVVERFKDLWRVLDIRYDRFIRTTDADHVAGVQHLFRKVLEKGDIYPGNYRGQYCVSCEGYVAETATDSPSGNKICPDCGKETELLTERCYFFRLSAYSERLLNFYRENPDFIRPVSRMNEVVSFVKMGLKDLSITRSTVKWGVPVPDDAEQTIYVWFDALSNYITALGYPESTAEFARFWPADLHVMAKDILRFHAVYWPAFLMAADIELPRRELIHGWWLKDEKKMSKSRDNVLDPHILLKHFPADAIRYFLMREAPIGADANFSHQGFITRINTELTNDWANLISRTGGMISRYFSNRFPGQADYSSAEEELREDYLELENEVRSHFDAYAFNRGLERIMEYVNRLNRYIVESEPWKMAGDRSCYPKLEAVLKTLVRAILSTNALLAPVIPHSAARVRKFFNHADENFGWKDPGESFSVQDVEPLFPRVDPKEFFAEELRETQPPQSPKEAQMNEKPQTPEGMISFDEFKKVRMVVARVVTAEKVEKTDKLLRLSVDTGDDTRTLVAGIAQYYTPEELVERKIIIVANLQPATIRGIESRGMILAATDKDGRPYIPEIPADTPVGSVMR